The following coding sequences lie in one Panicum virgatum strain AP13 chromosome 6N, P.virgatum_v5, whole genome shotgun sequence genomic window:
- the LOC120678054 gene encoding uncharacterized protein LOC120678054, which yields MECRLPLVLGLLAWAAAAATGGSAQALACEPHNLATQITLFCMRAGHPTAPCCEPVVASVDLGVSCLCRVAAQPPLDLARLNVSELLALYTACGRLLRTGGAHLAAACQVPSPPAAVPIIAPPPPAAPRHRRLLLPPARVSRPPRGACNSSALAFTVVDQCPSSPVEPPPLGCCAGVLEIVDSADRWCLCRVAEEMGFYDSDMTVDMVWSLYRICGGRQEAVPNDRESCNHVPARSPPPPPPPPPRQLPPPPPPSRPARQEGLDGWRLALFIASVVVGGSIVVWLSLWLASWLVSLSRTPAAAEGIYCSAALP from the exons ATGGAGTGCCGGCTCCCGCTGGTGCTCGGCCTCCTCGCctgggccgcggcggccgccacggGGGGCAGCGCGCAGGCGCTGGCGTGCGAGCCCCACAACCTCGCCACCCAGATCACGCTCTTCTGCATGCGGGCGGGCCATCCCACCGCGCCCTGCTGCGAGCCGGTCGTCGCCTCCGTCGACCTCGGCGTCTCCTGTCTCTGCCGCGTCGCCGCCCAgccgccgctcgacctcgccCGCCTAAACGTCTCGGAACTCCTCGCGCTTTACACCGCGTGCGGGCGCCTGCTGCGCACCGGGGgcgcccacctcgccgccgcctgccaag TTCCGTCGCCCCCTGCCGCCGTCCCCATCATCGCCCCACCGCCTCCTGCCGCGCCTCGCCacaggcggctgctgctgccgccggcacGTGTGTCCAGGCCACCGAGAGGAGCCTGCAACAGCTCTGCTCTCGCCTTCACGGTTGTGGACCAGTGCCCGTCGTCCcccgtggagccgccgcctctaGGCTGCTGCGCGGGTGTGCTGGAGATCGTGGACAGCGCGGACCGCTGGTGCCTTTGCAGGGTCGCTGAGGAGATGGGATTCTACGATTCCGACATGACCGTGGACATGGTCTGGAGCCTCTACCGGATTTGCGGGGGCCGCCAGGAGGCCGTTCCCAATGACCGGGAGAGTTGCAACCATGTGCCGGCGCggtctccgcctccgcctcctccccctccgccccgccagctgcccccgccgcccccgccatcGCGGCCTGCTCGACAAGAAGGCCTGGATGGTTGGAGGCTGGCCCTCTTCATCGCGTCGGTCGTGGTGGGCGGCAGCATAGTGGTGTGGCTGTCGTTGTGGCTCGCATCTTGGCTTGTGTCCTTGagcaggacgccggcggcggcagaagGTATATATTGCTCTGCAGCTTTGCCTTAG